Proteins encoded within one genomic window of Spirulina major PCC 6313:
- a CDS encoding glycosyltransferase, with product MYPLIVSTSDMEGGAARSAYRLHAGFQSIGVTSKMVVRAKLSQNKDVFVQRSALTKLGPVMNNLPLRKYPNRDRTLFSSQWFPDAIASSVQAINPDIINMHWIANGFLRIETLKLFKQPLVWTLQDMWPMTGGCHYSAGCDRYQEFCGNCPQLNSNCEQDLSRQIWQRKHQAWQSLNLTIVTPSHWMTQCVKASALFKNLRVETIPFCLDTEIYRPHEKSIARQVLNLPQDKKIIVFGALAATSDKRKGFDLLVDALRKLSYTEMAADVEVAVFGASAPEKPIDLGFKVHYLGHFHDDLSLSLIYSAGDVMIVPSLQESFGQTASEALACGTPVAAFNATGLMDIIDHQHTGYLAQPYSVEDLAQGIAWILSDSDRLVNLVANARIKAIQKFSLHLQAEKYVRLFEDLVKN from the coding sequence ATCTATCCTTTAATTGTAAGTACCTCGGATATGGAAGGAGGAGCAGCGCGATCGGCATATCGTTTGCATGCTGGTTTTCAATCTATCGGAGTCACATCTAAGATGGTGGTTCGAGCGAAGTTGAGCCAAAATAAGGACGTTTTTGTCCAACGAAGTGCATTAACCAAGTTAGGGCCGGTGATGAACAATTTGCCATTGCGAAAATATCCCAATCGCGATCGCACTCTGTTTTCTTCTCAATGGTTTCCCGATGCGATCGCCTCATCTGTGCAGGCGATCAATCCTGATATTATCAATATGCATTGGATCGCTAATGGATTTCTTCGGATTGAAACTTTAAAACTGTTCAAACAACCGCTGGTTTGGACGTTACAAGATATGTGGCCGATGACCGGAGGATGTCATTACAGTGCCGGTTGCGATCGCTATCAAGAATTCTGTGGTAACTGCCCTCAACTTAACAGCAACTGTGAACAGGATCTCTCGCGACAAATTTGGCAACGAAAACATCAAGCTTGGCAATCTCTTAATTTGACGATTGTTACACCCAGTCACTGGATGACCCAGTGTGTAAAAGCTAGTGCTTTGTTTAAAAACTTAAGGGTGGAAACCATTCCTTTTTGCTTAGATACGGAGATCTATCGACCTCATGAGAAATCAATAGCTCGCCAAGTGCTTAATCTACCCCAAGATAAGAAAATCATTGTGTTTGGTGCTTTAGCGGCAACGTCGGACAAACGGAAAGGATTTGACTTACTCGTAGATGCGTTGCGCAAGCTCAGTTACACGGAAATGGCGGCAGATGTGGAAGTGGCTGTATTTGGGGCATCGGCTCCGGAAAAACCGATTGACTTAGGATTCAAAGTGCATTATCTGGGACACTTCCATGATGACTTATCTTTATCGCTGATCTATTCTGCGGGCGATGTCATGATTGTCCCTTCCCTCCAAGAATCCTTTGGCCAGACAGCATCAGAAGCCTTGGCTTGTGGTACACCAGTTGCGGCCTTTAATGCGACGGGCTTGATGGATATTATTGACCATCAACACACGGGCTATCTGGCTCAACCCTACAGTGTTGAAGATTTAGCCCAAGGAATTGCCTGGATTTTATCGGATTCAGATCGATTGGTGAATCTAGTCGCTAATGCACGGA